The Streptomyces sp. NBC_00691 genome has a segment encoding these proteins:
- a CDS encoding ArsR/SmtB family transcription factor, whose translation MGWWRIGTDTLAGSGFVLSPLAEAVASLKTLHAGAMTHPGERAWLDRHLAAYRERLAAEPLDALLVRAAIGPTWNADFLTPTPSGDRERSFEEEVEAVLATEPAAAVTQLAVALGGPVPEPLRSARDLPQRLAGVLGWVWRETVLPEWARRRRILEADVTARTARLSREGWAAALDELRPGRTRWLGDGRLQVNTRDHPARSLAQGRLLLVPVTPATGWVSWEGAERSAIVYPCAGVLADAAGPVVPEALGTLLGPARAGVLVRLEHPKSTSQLVALTGQGLGSVGRHLKVLLDAGLVRRGRAGRSVLYAWTEAGAVLVAAQGDPRPGAPRGGGRSL comes from the coding sequence ATGGGCTGGTGGCGCATCGGTACGGACACCCTCGCGGGGAGCGGTTTCGTCCTCTCGCCGCTCGCCGAGGCCGTCGCCTCGCTCAAGACGCTGCACGCGGGGGCGATGACACACCCGGGCGAGCGCGCCTGGCTCGACCGGCATCTGGCCGCGTACCGGGAACGGCTCGCGGCCGAGCCGCTCGACGCGCTGCTGGTGCGGGCGGCCATCGGGCCCACCTGGAACGCCGACTTCCTCACTCCCACCCCCTCGGGCGACCGCGAGCGGAGCTTCGAGGAGGAGGTCGAAGCCGTCCTCGCGACCGAACCGGCCGCAGCCGTGACGCAGTTGGCGGTGGCGCTCGGCGGCCCGGTGCCGGAGCCGCTGCGTTCCGCGCGCGACCTGCCGCAGCGGCTCGCGGGCGTGCTCGGCTGGGTGTGGCGGGAGACGGTGCTGCCGGAGTGGGCACGGCGGCGGCGCATCCTCGAGGCCGATGTGACGGCACGGACGGCACGGCTGAGCCGGGAGGGTTGGGCGGCGGCCCTCGACGAACTGCGCCCGGGCAGGACCCGCTGGCTCGGCGACGGCCGGCTCCAGGTCAACACCCGCGACCATCCCGCGCGTTCCCTCGCGCAGGGTCGGCTGCTGCTCGTCCCGGTGACGCCGGCCACCGGCTGGGTGTCGTGGGAAGGGGCGGAGCGGAGCGCGATCGTCTATCCCTGCGCGGGAGTTCTGGCGGACGCGGCCGGGCCGGTCGTGCCCGAGGCGCTCGGCACCCTGCTCGGACCGGCCCGCGCCGGAGTCCTCGTACGGCTCGAACACCCCAAGTCCACCAGCCAGTTGGTGGCCCTCACGGGGCAGGGCCTGGGTTCGGTGGGGCGGCATCTGAAGGTGCTGCTCGACGCCGGGCTCGTACGGCGGGGACGGGCGGGCCGTTCGGTGCTGTACGCGTGGACGGAGGCGGGCGCGGTACTGGTGGCGGCACAGGGAGACCCCCGTCCCGGTGCTCCTCGGGGCGGGGGTCGGTCCCTC
- a CDS encoding MFS transporter, which produces MPRYRDLFRTPEFTPLFLTGAVHTAAQTVAGLGLATLVYRATGSPLLSALALFGPSLAQLIGAATLLSAADRLPPRTALSGIALFFALGTAVLAVPGLPTGAVFAILLAEGLAASLGGGVRHGLLNEILAREDRLLGRSVTNMAVGACQIGGFATGGLLIAVFSPRGTVLVGAGLYLAAALLARTGLGARPPRAAGRASVGETWRTNRRLLSSPARRRAYLALWVPNGLIVGCESLFVPYDPERAGLLFACAALGMLAGDTAVGRFVPERLRGRIRFPLQALLAAPFLLFALDPALPLALLAVTVSASGYAASLLHQERLTALVPEELSGHALGLHTSGMLALQGVSAALAGTLAQYTSPRTGMVLLALASLTVTYALARAERRAQGPTARVPSGARPSPRTDRRRTA; this is translated from the coding sequence ATGCCCCGCTACCGCGACCTCTTCCGTACCCCCGAGTTCACCCCGCTCTTCCTCACCGGCGCCGTCCACACCGCCGCGCAGACGGTCGCCGGGCTCGGTCTCGCCACACTCGTGTACCGCGCGACCGGTTCCCCGCTGCTCTCCGCCCTCGCGCTCTTCGGGCCCTCGCTCGCCCAGCTCATCGGCGCGGCCACCCTGCTCTCGGCCGCCGACCGGCTGCCGCCGCGCACCGCGCTCTCCGGGATCGCGCTCTTCTTCGCCCTGGGCACCGCCGTCCTCGCGGTCCCCGGGCTGCCGACCGGGGCGGTCTTCGCGATCCTGCTGGCCGAGGGGCTGGCGGCCTCGCTCGGCGGCGGCGTGCGCCACGGCCTCCTGAACGAGATCCTCGCCCGGGAGGACCGCCTCCTCGGCCGCTCGGTGACGAACATGGCCGTCGGCGCCTGTCAGATCGGCGGCTTCGCGACCGGTGGCCTGCTGATCGCGGTGTTCTCGCCGCGCGGCACGGTCCTCGTGGGCGCCGGTCTCTACCTCGCCGCCGCGCTGCTCGCCCGGACCGGGCTAGGGGCGCGCCCGCCCCGCGCCGCGGGCCGGGCCTCGGTCGGCGAGACCTGGCGCACGAACCGGCGGTTGCTGTCCTCGCCCGCGCGCCGCCGCGCCTACCTGGCCCTCTGGGTCCCCAACGGGCTGATCGTGGGCTGCGAGTCGCTCTTCGTGCCGTACGACCCCGAGCGCGCCGGGCTGCTCTTCGCCTGCGCCGCGCTCGGGATGCTGGCCGGGGACACCGCCGTCGGCCGCTTCGTACCGGAACGGCTCCGGGGGCGGATCCGCTTCCCGCTGCAGGCACTGCTCGCGGCCCCGTTCCTGCTGTTCGCCCTGGATCCGGCGCTGCCGCTCGCGCTCCTCGCGGTGACCGTCTCGGCGAGCGGGTACGCGGCGAGTCTCCTGCACCAGGAGCGGCTGACGGCCCTCGTGCCGGAGGAGCTGAGCGGTCACGCCCTCGGTCTCCACACCTCGGGGATGCTCGCGCTCCAGGGGGTGAGCGCGGCGCTCGCCGGCACCCTCGCCCAGTACACCTCACCGCGCACGGGGATGGTGCTCCTCGCCCTCGCCTCGCTCACCGTGACGTACGCGCTGGCGCGGGCCGAGCGCAGGGCGCAGGGGCCTACCGCGCGGGTGCCGAGCGGAGCACGACCGTCTCCTCGCACGGACCGTCGGCGAACAGCTTGA
- a CDS encoding HNH endonuclease → MIKNLLRGLTPLALILSPLAVTSPALSANVVMLPDALAELTEAAEDPDGFGESAFPHWNAGLDAADGCDTRSEVLLSEAVDAPTTGTGCTLTGGRWTSYYDGQSVTDPAALRVDHLVPLGEAWESGASGWTAARRERFANDQGATATLVAVTARSRQDKAGRDPAEWVPSDAAQYCRYVGEWVSTKLRWGLSADKDEVEALKLFADGPCEETVVLRSAPAR, encoded by the coding sequence ATGATCAAGAACCTGTTGCGCGGGCTCACCCCGCTCGCCCTCATCCTGTCCCCGCTCGCCGTCACCTCCCCCGCCCTCTCCGCGAACGTCGTGATGCTGCCCGACGCGCTCGCCGAGCTCACCGAGGCGGCCGAGGACCCCGACGGCTTCGGGGAGAGCGCGTTCCCCCACTGGAACGCCGGCCTCGACGCGGCGGACGGCTGCGACACACGCTCCGAGGTCCTGCTCTCCGAGGCCGTCGACGCCCCCACGACCGGTACCGGCTGCACACTGACCGGCGGCCGCTGGACCTCGTACTACGACGGCCAGAGCGTCACCGACCCGGCCGCGCTCCGTGTCGACCACCTCGTCCCGCTCGGCGAGGCCTGGGAGTCGGGGGCCTCCGGCTGGACCGCGGCCCGGCGCGAGCGGTTCGCGAACGACCAGGGCGCCACCGCGACCCTCGTCGCCGTCACCGCCCGCAGCCGGCAGGACAAGGCGGGACGGGACCCGGCCGAGTGGGTGCCCTCGGACGCCGCCCAGTACTGCCGCTACGTCGGCGAGTGGGTCTCCACCAAGCTGCGCTGGGGCCTTTCGGCCGACAAGGACGAGGTGGAGGCGCTCAAGCTGTTCGCCGACGGTCCGTGCGAGGAGACGGTCGTGCTCCGCTCGGCACCCGCGCGGTAG
- a CDS encoding catalase, whose translation MSKRVLTTESGAPVADNQNSATAGVGGPLLLQDQHLLEKLARFNRERIPERVVHARGSGAYGYFEVTDDVTGYTKANFLGEVGRKTETFIRFSTVADSLGGADAVRDPRGFALKFYTEEGNYDLVGNNTPVFFIKDPIKFPDFIHSQKRDPFTGKQEADNVWDFWAHAPEATHQITWLMGDRGIPASYRHMNGYGSHTYQWTNEAGEAFFVKYHFKTNQGIRSLSADQAAELVGKDANSHQTDLLQAIERGVNPSWTLYVQVMPAAEAVDYRFNPFDLTKVWPHSDYPLQRVGRLVLDRNPDNVFAEVEQAAFSPNNFVPGIGPSPDKMLQGRLFAYADAHRYRLGVNHTQLAVNAPKATVAENYGRDGAMATRQGSRHDKNYEPNSYQGPAQTDAALSAPLAIHGWTGTHEAPQHTKDDDFFQAGELYRLMSEDEKKRLVANIAGGLSQVSREDVIEKNLAHFAAADADYGKRVAEAVNALRED comes from the coding sequence ATGTCGAAGCGCGTGCTTACGACCGAGTCCGGCGCCCCCGTCGCCGACAACCAGAACTCCGCCACCGCCGGCGTCGGTGGCCCTCTCCTCCTCCAGGACCAGCACCTGCTGGAGAAGCTCGCGCGCTTCAACCGTGAGCGGATCCCGGAGCGTGTGGTGCACGCCCGCGGCTCCGGCGCGTACGGCTACTTCGAGGTGACCGACGACGTCACCGGCTACACCAAGGCGAACTTCCTCGGCGAGGTCGGCAGGAAGACCGAGACGTTCATCCGCTTCTCCACCGTGGCCGACTCGCTCGGCGGCGCGGACGCCGTCCGTGACCCGCGCGGCTTCGCGCTGAAGTTCTACACCGAAGAGGGCAACTACGACCTCGTCGGCAACAACACCCCGGTGTTCTTCATCAAGGACCCGATCAAGTTCCCCGACTTCATCCACTCCCAGAAGCGCGACCCCTTCACGGGCAAGCAGGAGGCGGACAACGTCTGGGACTTCTGGGCCCACGCCCCCGAGGCCACCCACCAGATCACCTGGCTCATGGGCGACCGCGGCATCCCCGCCTCGTACCGTCACATGAACGGCTACGGCTCGCACACCTACCAGTGGACCAACGAGGCGGGCGAGGCCTTCTTCGTCAAGTACCACTTCAAGACGAACCAGGGCATCCGCTCCCTCTCCGCCGACCAGGCCGCCGAGCTCGTCGGCAAGGACGCGAACTCGCACCAGACCGACCTGCTGCAGGCGATCGAGCGCGGTGTGAACCCCTCGTGGACCCTGTACGTCCAGGTGATGCCGGCCGCCGAGGCCGTGGACTACCGCTTCAACCCCTTCGACCTCACCAAGGTGTGGCCGCACAGCGACTACCCGCTGCAGCGCGTGGGCCGGCTGGTCCTCGACCGCAACCCGGACAACGTCTTCGCCGAGGTCGAGCAGGCCGCGTTCTCCCCGAACAACTTCGTCCCGGGCATCGGCCCCTCGCCGGACAAGATGCTCCAGGGCCGCCTCTTCGCCTACGCGGACGCCCACCGCTACCGCCTCGGTGTCAACCACACCCAGCTCGCGGTGAACGCCCCCAAGGCGACCGTCGCGGAGAACTACGGCCGGGACGGCGCCATGGCCACCCGCCAGGGCTCGCGCCACGACAAGAACTACGAGCCCAACTCGTACCAGGGTCCGGCCCAGACAGACGCGGCGCTCTCCGCCCCGCTCGCGATCCACGGCTGGACCGGCACCCACGAGGCGCCGCAGCACACCAAGGACGACGACTTCTTCCAGGCCGGTGAGCTCTACCGCCTGATGTCCGAGGACGAGAAGAAGCGGCTCGTCGCCAACATCGCCGGCGGTCTGTCCCAGGTGTCCCGCGAGGACGTCATCGAGAAGAACCTCGCGCACTTCGCCGCCGCCGACGCGGACTACGGCAAGCGCGTGGCCGAGGCCGTCAACGCCCTGCGCGAGGACTGA
- a CDS encoding 2-hydroxy-3-oxopropionate reductase, giving the protein MSTLPKIAWIGLGIMGSPMSENLIKAGYSVTGFTLEQDKLDRLTAAGGTSAASIAEAVADADVIITMVPASPQVEAISYGPAGILENAKQGALIVDMSSITPQTSVDLAKNAEEKGIRVIDAPVSGGEAGAIEAVLSIMVGGEKADFDEALPILEALGKTIVLCGPHGSGQTVKAANQLIVAVNIQACAEAVVFLEKSGVDLVAALDVLNGGLAGSTVLTRKKDNFLNRDFKPGFRIDLHHKDMGIVTDAARNVGAALPVGAVVAQLVASLRAQGDGGLDHSALLRAVERLSGQQV; this is encoded by the coding sequence ATGAGCACTCTTCCCAAGATCGCTTGGATCGGCCTCGGCATCATGGGTTCGCCCATGTCCGAGAACCTGATCAAGGCCGGCTACTCCGTCACCGGCTTCACCCTGGAGCAGGACAAGCTGGACCGCCTCACCGCGGCCGGCGGCACCTCCGCCGCGTCGATCGCCGAGGCCGTCGCGGACGCCGACGTGATCATCACGATGGTGCCCGCCTCCCCGCAGGTCGAGGCCATCTCCTACGGCCCGGCCGGCATCCTGGAGAACGCCAAGCAGGGCGCGCTGATCGTCGACATGTCCTCGATCACCCCGCAGACCTCGGTCGACCTGGCGAAGAACGCCGAGGAGAAGGGCATCCGCGTCATCGACGCGCCCGTCTCCGGCGGCGAGGCCGGTGCCATCGAGGCCGTCCTCTCGATCATGGTCGGTGGCGAGAAGGCCGACTTCGACGAGGCCCTCCCGATCCTCGAGGCCCTCGGCAAGACCATCGTCCTGTGCGGCCCGCACGGCTCCGGCCAGACGGTGAAGGCCGCCAACCAGCTGATCGTCGCGGTCAACATCCAGGCCTGCGCCGAGGCCGTGGTCTTCCTCGAGAAGTCCGGTGTGGACCTCGTGGCCGCCCTCGACGTCCTCAACGGCGGTCTGGCCGGTTCGACCGTGCTGACCCGCAAGAAGGACAACTTCCTGAACCGGGACTTCAAGCCCGGCTTCCGGATCGACCTGCACCACAAGGACATGGGCATCGTCACCGACGCCGCCCGCAACGTCGGCGCCGCCCTCCCGGTCGGCGCGGTCGTCGCCCAGCTCGTGGCCTCGCTGCGCGCCCAGGGTGACGGCGGCCTGGACCACTCGGCCCTGCTGCGCGCCGTCGAGCGCCTCTCCGGCCAGCAGGTCTGA
- a CDS encoding TIM barrel protein, with protein sequence MGYTDQRFDVNLSILFTELPLLERPAAAAAAGFTAVELWWPWIDTATPEQSELDALRKALEDAGTQLVGLNFYAGQLPGPDRGALSVPGDESDRFRANIEVAADFAASVGCKALNALYGNRVEGVDPQIQDTLALENLVLAARAADRIGAILLVETLNKPESPLYPLVSAPSAIEVIDKVNAATGLGNAKFLLDIYHLSMNGEDVSRVIAEYAAKTGHVQIADNPGRGAPGTGDLPLEQLLDELKKAGYEGWIGLEYKAADAAASFEWLPAEARPAR encoded by the coding sequence ATGGGATACACGGACCAGCGCTTCGATGTGAACCTGTCGATCCTCTTCACGGAACTCCCGCTCCTGGAGCGCCCCGCGGCCGCCGCCGCGGCGGGCTTCACCGCGGTCGAGCTGTGGTGGCCCTGGATCGACACCGCCACCCCCGAGCAGAGCGAGCTCGACGCCCTCAGGAAAGCCCTTGAGGACGCCGGCACCCAGCTGGTGGGCCTGAACTTCTACGCCGGACAGCTTCCCGGCCCCGACCGCGGAGCCCTCTCCGTGCCCGGGGACGAGTCGGACCGCTTCCGCGCCAACATCGAGGTGGCCGCCGACTTCGCCGCCTCGGTCGGCTGCAAGGCGCTCAACGCGCTCTACGGCAACCGCGTCGAGGGTGTCGACCCGCAGATCCAGGACACCCTCGCCCTGGAGAACCTGGTCCTGGCCGCCCGCGCGGCCGACCGGATCGGCGCGATCCTCCTCGTCGAGACCCTCAACAAGCCGGAGTCGCCGCTCTACCCGCTGGTGAGCGCCCCCTCCGCGATCGAGGTCATCGACAAGGTCAACGCGGCGACCGGGCTCGGCAACGCCAAGTTCCTCCTCGACATCTACCACCTGTCGATGAACGGCGAGGACGTCAGCCGGGTCATCGCGGAGTACGCGGCCAAGACCGGCCACGTCCAGATCGCGGACAACCCTGGCCGCGGCGCGCCGGGCACCGGCGACCTGCCGCTGGAGCAGCTCCTCGACGAGCTGAAGAAGGCCGGGTACGAGGGCTGGATCGGCCTGGAGTACAAGGCCGCCGACGCCGCCGCGTCCTTCGAGTGGCTCCCGGCCGAGGCCCGCCCCGCCCGCTGA
- a CDS encoding thiamine-binding protein, with translation MRLRVEFTTEPFDLDEAPAHAVVAREVIQSARLDAVDVGPFGNTAEGGADEVLTAVDALLRKSLAAGATRVSLQVNVLGEGEK, from the coding sequence GTGCGTTTGAGAGTGGAGTTCACGACCGAGCCGTTCGACCTCGACGAGGCCCCGGCGCACGCGGTCGTGGCCCGTGAGGTCATCCAGTCGGCCCGGCTGGACGCGGTCGACGTCGGCCCCTTCGGCAACACCGCGGAGGGCGGCGCCGACGAGGTGCTCACCGCCGTCGACGCGCTGCTGCGCAAGTCGCTGGCCGCCGGTGCCACCCGCGTCTCGCTCCAGGTGAACGTGCTCGGGGAGGGCGAGAAGTGA
- a CDS encoding helix-turn-helix domain-containing protein: MGAELVVPSQAEADDVVLSWEGEDVLAVRLPQLSDSLDHILAAMERRHGMPLAELDRKAKQEAVRLLEARGAFAVRHGVETVAGALGVSRFTVYNYLNRETALSREKAAKGE; this comes from the coding sequence ATGGGCGCCGAGCTGGTCGTCCCCTCCCAGGCGGAGGCCGACGACGTCGTCCTGTCCTGGGAGGGGGAGGACGTCCTCGCCGTACGGCTGCCGCAGCTGTCCGATTCCCTCGATCACATCCTCGCGGCGATGGAGCGGCGGCACGGGATGCCGCTGGCCGAACTGGACCGCAAGGCCAAGCAGGAGGCCGTCCGCCTCCTGGAGGCGCGCGGGGCCTTCGCGGTACGCCACGGCGTGGAGACGGTCGCGGGTGCACTGGGTGTCAGCCGCTTCACCGTGTACAACTACCTCAACCGGGAGACCGCCCTGAGCAGGGAAAAGGCCGCCAAGGGCGAGTAG
- the uraD gene encoding 2-oxo-4-hydroxy-4-carboxy-5-ureidoimidazoline decarboxylase, translating into MTSGTTPGLTRFNTSADSEALAALHEVCSSSAWGSQILAQRPYTTAEALFLASDAAMAELTAEDLAEAMAGHPPIGRPKAGDPTSSREQSGMAGASAELKAEMLELNLAYQDTFGHVFLICATGLTGEQMRDALRRRIDNSPEAEREIVRTELGKINRIRLTRLVETSEEESSA; encoded by the coding sequence GTGACTTCAGGTACGACACCGGGCCTCACCCGGTTCAACACGTCCGCGGACAGCGAGGCCCTCGCCGCGCTCCACGAGGTGTGTTCCAGTTCGGCGTGGGGGAGCCAGATCCTCGCCCAGCGCCCGTACACCACCGCCGAGGCCCTCTTCCTCGCCAGCGACGCCGCCATGGCCGAGCTGACCGCCGAGGACCTGGCCGAGGCGATGGCGGGGCACCCGCCGATCGGTCGTCCGAAGGCCGGGGACCCGACCTCCTCCCGCGAACAGAGCGGGATGGCCGGCGCCTCCGCGGAGCTCAAGGCCGAGATGCTCGAACTCAACCTGGCCTACCAGGACACGTTCGGACACGTCTTCCTCATCTGCGCCACCGGCCTGACCGGCGAGCAGATGCGCGACGCGCTCCGCCGGCGGATCGACAACTCGCCCGAGGCGGAGCGGGAGATCGTCCGCACCGAACTGGGCAAGATCAACCGCATCCGGCTGACCCGTCTCGTAGAGACCTCCGAGGAAGAGAGCTCCGCATGA
- the uraH gene encoding hydroxyisourate hydrolase, with product MSTDTTASVSTHILDTSIGRPAEGVAITLAARSGLDADWVALGGSATDADGRCKDLPALPEGTTHVRLDFEVESYFSKKQAEAQQDAPRVRDSGAFFPEVAITFAVTPGEHYHVPLLLNPFGYSVYRGS from the coding sequence ATGAGCACCGACACCACGGCCTCGGTGTCCACCCACATCCTGGACACCAGCATCGGCCGCCCCGCCGAGGGCGTCGCCATCACGCTCGCGGCCCGCAGCGGCCTCGACGCGGACTGGGTCGCGCTCGGCGGTTCCGCCACCGACGCGGACGGGCGCTGCAAGGACCTGCCGGCGCTGCCGGAGGGCACCACCCACGTACGTCTCGACTTCGAGGTCGAGTCGTACTTCTCCAAGAAGCAAGCCGAGGCGCAGCAGGACGCCCCCCGCGTAAGGGACAGCGGTGCGTTCTTCCCGGAGGTGGCGATCACGTTCGCCGTCACGCCGGGCGAGCACTATCACGTACCGCTGCTGCTCAACCCGTTCGGCTACTCCGTATACCGAGGGAGCTAG
- the pucL gene encoding factor-independent urate hydroxylase, with the protein MPTILGQNQYGKAENRVVKITRDGDTHHIKDLNVSVALSGDLDDVHLTGSNAHCLPTDTTKNTIFAFAKEYGIESAEQFGIHLARHFVTSQEPIKKARIRIEEYSWERIASSEANSKFIGADEVNHSFARKGQETRVSQITFDGEKWEVISGLKDLVVMNSTNSEFWGYIKDQYTTLQEAYDRILATQVSARWRFNWTDDEQRMPNWERSYEQTRKHMLEAFSETYSYSLQQTLYQMATRIINHRSEIDEVRFSLPNKHHFLVDLEPFGLKNDNEVYYAADRMYGLIEATVLRDGATAQIPVDMTNL; encoded by the coding sequence ATGCCCACGATTCTCGGCCAGAACCAGTACGGCAAAGCAGAGAACCGCGTCGTCAAGATCACGCGGGACGGCGACACCCACCACATCAAGGACCTGAACGTCTCCGTCGCCCTCTCCGGCGACCTCGACGACGTCCACCTCACCGGCTCCAACGCCCACTGCCTCCCCACCGACACGACGAAGAACACCATCTTCGCGTTCGCCAAGGAGTACGGCATCGAGTCCGCCGAGCAGTTCGGCATCCACCTCGCCCGCCACTTCGTGACGAGCCAGGAGCCGATCAAGAAGGCGCGCATCCGGATCGAGGAGTACTCCTGGGAGCGCATCGCGTCCTCCGAGGCCAACTCCAAGTTCATCGGCGCCGACGAGGTCAACCACTCCTTCGCCCGCAAGGGCCAGGAGACCCGCGTCAGCCAGATCACCTTCGACGGCGAGAAGTGGGAGGTCATCTCCGGCCTCAAGGACCTCGTCGTCATGAACTCCACCAACTCGGAGTTCTGGGGCTACATCAAGGACCAGTACACGACGCTCCAGGAGGCGTACGACCGCATCCTGGCCACGCAGGTGTCCGCCCGGTGGCGGTTCAACTGGACCGACGACGAGCAGCGCATGCCGAACTGGGAGCGGTCCTACGAGCAGACCAGGAAGCACATGCTCGAGGCCTTCTCGGAGACGTACTCGTACTCCCTCCAGCAGACGCTGTACCAGATGGCCACGCGCATCATCAACCACCGCTCGGAGATCGACGAAGTCCGCTTCTCGCTCCCGAACAAGCACCACTTCCTGGTCGACCTCGAGCCCTTCGGCCTCAAGAACGACAACGAGGTCTACTACGCCGCCGACCGCATGTACGGCCTCATCGAGGCCACCGTCCTCCGCGACGGAGCCACGGCGCAGATCCCGGTCGACATGACCAACCTCTAA
- a CDS encoding nucleobase:cation symporter-2 family protein has translation MAQPAKGPASAKGPCSTLPDTTDQVHPVDEKLPASRLVPAALQHIAAMYAGVVTPPLIIGQAVGLDTAGMTRLIAASLLIAGCATILQTLGVRGFAGNRLPFVNAASSAGIAPMLAIAETSAPGHQLPAIYGAVMVAGVFCLAVGPFFGRLLRFFPPLVTGVVITLIGVTLMPVPVGWAQGGDRNAADFGAMKYLALAGFTLVVILLFQRFGKGFVKQIALLLGLLIGTLAAIPSGMADFTALREAPVAALPAPFAFGAPEFQPAAILSLCIVMLVLMTESSAGMLALGEICERRSDGRTITRGLRTDGIATLVGPVFGGFPTSAFAQNVGVVSLTRVRSRYVVAVAGGALLVLGAFPVLGAVVSMVPMPVLGGAGIVLFGSIAVSGIRTLSEAGLDDSSNIILVAVALGAGIIPLAAPTFYVEFPAWAQTVLGSGISAGALVAVLLNLFFHHLGTRSRHTAPALKSS, from the coding sequence ATGGCACAGCCAGCAAAGGGGCCGGCATCCGCCAAAGGCCCGTGTTCCACCCTGCCGGACACGACCGACCAGGTCCACCCGGTGGACGAAAAGCTCCCCGCCTCGCGGCTCGTCCCCGCGGCGCTCCAGCACATCGCCGCCATGTACGCCGGCGTCGTCACCCCTCCGCTCATCATCGGCCAGGCGGTCGGCCTGGACACCGCCGGAATGACCCGGCTCATCGCCGCCAGCCTGCTCATCGCCGGCTGCGCCACCATCCTGCAGACCCTCGGCGTCCGCGGCTTCGCCGGAAACCGGCTGCCGTTCGTCAACGCCGCCTCCTCCGCCGGCATCGCACCGATGCTCGCCATCGCCGAGACCAGCGCCCCCGGCCACCAACTCCCCGCCATCTACGGCGCGGTGATGGTCGCCGGAGTGTTCTGCCTCGCCGTCGGACCCTTCTTCGGCCGGCTCCTGCGCTTCTTCCCGCCGCTCGTCACCGGCGTCGTCATCACCCTCATCGGGGTCACCCTGATGCCCGTGCCCGTCGGCTGGGCCCAGGGCGGCGACAGGAACGCCGCCGACTTCGGCGCCATGAAGTACCTGGCGCTCGCCGGCTTCACCCTCGTCGTCATCCTGCTCTTCCAGCGCTTCGGCAAGGGCTTCGTCAAGCAGATCGCCCTGCTGCTCGGCCTCCTCATCGGCACCCTCGCCGCGATCCCGTCCGGGATGGCCGACTTCACCGCCCTGCGCGAGGCCCCCGTCGCGGCCCTGCCCGCCCCCTTCGCCTTCGGCGCCCCCGAGTTCCAGCCCGCCGCGATCCTCTCCCTGTGCATCGTGATGCTGGTGCTGATGACCGAGTCCAGCGCCGGAATGCTCGCCCTCGGCGAGATCTGCGAGCGGCGCAGCGACGGCCGGACCATCACCCGCGGACTGCGCACCGACGGCATCGCCACCCTGGTCGGTCCCGTCTTCGGCGGCTTCCCGACCTCGGCCTTCGCCCAGAACGTCGGCGTCGTGTCGCTGACCCGGGTGCGCTCCCGGTACGTGGTCGCCGTCGCCGGCGGCGCCCTGCTGGTCCTCGGCGCCTTCCCCGTCCTCGGCGCGGTCGTCTCCATGGTCCCGATGCCCGTCCTCGGCGGCGCCGGCATCGTCCTCTTCGGCTCGATCGCGGTCAGCGGCATCCGTACCCTGTCGGAAGCCGGACTCGACGACAGCTCCAACATCATCCTGGTGGCGGTCGCGCTCGGAGCGGGCATCATCCCGCTCGCCGCGCCCACCTTCTACGTCGAGTTCCCCGCCTGGGCACAGACCGTGCTCGGCTCCGGCATCAGCGCCGGCGCGCTCGTCGCCGTCCTGCTGAATCTCTTCTTCCACCATCTCGGCACCCGGAGCCGTCACACGGCTCCGGCACTCAAATCCTCCTAG